The following proteins come from a genomic window of Musa acuminata AAA Group cultivar baxijiao chromosome BXJ1-7, Cavendish_Baxijiao_AAA, whole genome shotgun sequence:
- the LOC135679666 gene encoding uncharacterized protein LOC135679666 isoform X1 yields the protein MEGSFGGGGDDGIGKNGGPSDGRPPNPFAGASRQFMGGAHGESPCKSALGRHDSLVAVPGALFEDKPQSANDTWRKLHSDPLLLIRQREQEALARIKNNPIKMAMIKKSVEDEKKKKQDKKEKKRHKDHHHSRSKDDKRSLRRYSDSGTDLFPSLEFDQAFVSRVDFIRQRFHPCPFTTVLNRFFVLDLNPRMMDAFHRFFFDFFRSLRAFLWIRCVLIPDTSILVRYHRSFCVANSLYFLIIVRDHRSSFFISSLLRLLCN from the exons ATGGAGGGGAGCTTCGGAGGTGGTGGTGATGATGGTATTGGAAAGAATGGGGGACCAAGCGACGGTCGGCCGCCAAACCCTTTCGCCGGAGCGTCTCGGCAGTTCATGGGCGGGGCCCATGGCGAGTCACCTTGTAAGTCGGCTCTCGGTCGCCATGACTCCCTT GTTGCTGTTCCTGGAGCTCTATTTGAGGATAAGCCTCAGTCGGCAAATGATACTTGGAGGAAACTTCACTCTGACCCTTTGCTCCTTATCCGTCAGCGTGAGCAGGAAGCACTTGCTCGAATAAAGAATAATCCCATAAAGATGGCAATGATTAAGAAATCT GTAGAagatgagaaaaagaagaagcaagataagaaagaaaagaaaaggcataAGGATCATCACCACAGTAGGTCAAAGGATGATAAACGCTCATTGAGACGTTATTCTGATTCAGGTACTGATCTGTTCCCCTCTCTTGAATTCGATCAAGCGTTTGTTTCCCGTGTGGATTTTATTCGACAAAGGTTTCATCCTTGCCCCTTTACCACGGTTCTAAATCGTTTCTTCGTTCTTGATTTGAACCCTAGAATGATGGATGCCTTCCATCGTTTTTTTTTCGATTTTTTCCGATCTTTAAGAGCTTTTCTTTGGATTCGTTGTGTTCTAATTCCCGATACGTCGATATTGGTTCGTTATCATCGGTCCTTTTGTGTTGCTAATTCTTTGTATTTCTTGATCATTGTTCGTGATCATCGGtcctctttttttatttcttctcttctccGTCTTCTATGCAACTAG
- the LOC135679666 gene encoding uncharacterized protein LOC135679666 isoform X2: MEGSFGGGGDDGIGKNGGPSDGRPPNPFAGASRQFMGGAHGESPCKSALGRHDSLVAVPGALFEDKPQSANDTWRKLHSDPLLLIRQREQEALARIKNNPIKMAMIKKSVEDEKKKKQDKKEKKRHKDHHHSRSKDDKRSLRRYSDSDLKVKSLGPGMFLLLFLVVPNLAQSHILFQGFNWESWRQQGGWYNFLKDKVSDITNAGVTHVWLPPPSHSAQPLGCTSS; this comes from the exons ATGGAGGGGAGCTTCGGAGGTGGTGGTGATGATGGTATTGGAAAGAATGGGGGACCAAGCGACGGTCGGCCGCCAAACCCTTTCGCCGGAGCGTCTCGGCAGTTCATGGGCGGGGCCCATGGCGAGTCACCTTGTAAGTCGGCTCTCGGTCGCCATGACTCCCTT GTTGCTGTTCCTGGAGCTCTATTTGAGGATAAGCCTCAGTCGGCAAATGATACTTGGAGGAAACTTCACTCTGACCCTTTGCTCCTTATCCGTCAGCGTGAGCAGGAAGCACTTGCTCGAATAAAGAATAATCCCATAAAGATGGCAATGATTAAGAAATCT GTAGAagatgagaaaaagaagaagcaagataagaaagaaaagaaaaggcataAGGATCATCACCACAGTAGGTCAAAGGATGATAAACGCTCATTGAGACGTTATTCTGATTCAG ATCTGAAAGTGAAATCACTTGGTCCTGGGATGTTTCTGCTTCTGTTTCTTGTCGTTCCGAACTTGGCTCAGTCCCATATACTCTTCCAG GGCTTCAACTGGGAGTCGTGGAGGCAGCAAGGCGGCTGGTATAACTTCTTGAAAGATAAAGTCTCTGATATAACCAACGCTGGAGTCACCCACGTCTGGCTGCCTCCGCCCTCGCACTCTGCCCAACCGCTTGGATGCACAAGTTCGTGA
- the LOC135679666 gene encoding uncharacterized protein LOC135679666 isoform X3: MEGSFGGGGDDGIGKNGGPSDGRPPNPFAGASRQFMGGAHGESPCKSALGRHDSLVAVPGALFEDKPQSANDTWRKLHSDPLLLIRQREQEALARIKNNPIKMAMIKKSVEDEKKKKQDKKEKKRHKDHHHSRSKDDKRSLRRYSDSEFNTFLSWDMHVHGTCLQLERLGRGLGRQVANRESIGVTRGLGYACDAHVEWNCKARND; this comes from the exons ATGGAGGGGAGCTTCGGAGGTGGTGGTGATGATGGTATTGGAAAGAATGGGGGACCAAGCGACGGTCGGCCGCCAAACCCTTTCGCCGGAGCGTCTCGGCAGTTCATGGGCGGGGCCCATGGCGAGTCACCTTGTAAGTCGGCTCTCGGTCGCCATGACTCCCTT GTTGCTGTTCCTGGAGCTCTATTTGAGGATAAGCCTCAGTCGGCAAATGATACTTGGAGGAAACTTCACTCTGACCCTTTGCTCCTTATCCGTCAGCGTGAGCAGGAAGCACTTGCTCGAATAAAGAATAATCCCATAAAGATGGCAATGATTAAGAAATCT GTAGAagatgagaaaaagaagaagcaagataagaaagaaaagaaaaggcataAGGATCATCACCACAGTAGGTCAAAGGATGATAAACGCTCATTGAGACGTTATTCTGATTCAG AGTTCAATACATTTCTTTCATGGGATATGCATGTCCATGGCACTTGTTTACAATTGGAGCGACTTGGGCGAGGATTGGGCCGGCAAGTCGCCAATCGAGAATCGATTGGAGTGACTCGAGGACTGGGATATGCATGTGATGCACATGTGGAGTGGAATTGTAAAGCAAGAAATGACTAG